From a region of the Thermomonas sp. HDW16 genome:
- a CDS encoding DnaJ C-terminal domain-containing protein, protein MSDPYAVLGVSRDAGPDEIKQAYRRLARKLHPDLNPGDKSGEERFKDVNNAYQLLGDPEKRKRFDAGEIDETGAERPRQQYYRDYAGSPQAERYASDAGYADFDDGEDPFADLLRQAAHARANRRGQNLHYRLPVTLADAIEGGTRRLTLPTGGTLDVAIPAGVVDGQVLRLRGKGAPGASEGGPGDALIEIEVLPDPRFQRDGDDIALELPVSLHEAVLGGRIRVPTPTGAVEMGVPAGSNSGTTLRLRGKGAPRRGGGRGDQLVRLKIVLPKAPDPELERFISGWEAGKVFDPRAEATP, encoded by the coding sequence ATGAGCGATCCCTATGCCGTGCTGGGTGTCTCCCGCGACGCCGGCCCCGACGAGATCAAGCAGGCCTATCGCCGACTCGCTCGCAAGCTGCATCCCGATCTCAACCCGGGCGACAAGTCCGGCGAGGAGCGCTTCAAGGACGTCAACAACGCCTACCAGTTGCTGGGCGACCCGGAAAAGCGCAAGCGCTTCGACGCCGGTGAGATCGACGAGACCGGCGCCGAGCGCCCGCGCCAGCAGTACTACCGCGACTACGCCGGCTCGCCGCAGGCTGAGCGCTATGCCAGCGATGCCGGCTACGCGGACTTCGACGACGGCGAGGATCCCTTCGCCGACCTGCTGCGCCAGGCGGCGCATGCGCGCGCCAACCGCCGGGGGCAGAACCTGCACTACCGCCTGCCGGTCACGCTGGCAGATGCGATCGAAGGCGGCACGCGACGGCTGACGTTGCCGACGGGTGGCACGCTGGACGTGGCCATCCCGGCGGGCGTGGTGGACGGCCAGGTATTGCGCTTGCGCGGCAAGGGCGCGCCCGGCGCCAGCGAAGGTGGCCCGGGCGATGCCCTGATCGAGATCGAGGTGCTGCCGGATCCGCGCTTCCAGCGCGACGGGGACGACATCGCCCTGGAATTGCCGGTGTCGCTGCACGAGGCCGTGCTCGGCGGCCGCATCCGCGTACCGACACCCACCGGCGCGGTGGAGATGGGCGTGCCTGCGGGCTCGAATAGCGGCACCACGCTGCGGCTGCGCGGCAAGGGTGCGCCGCGTCGCGGCGGCGGCCGTGGCGACCAGCTGGTCCGACTCAAGATCGTCCTGCCCAAGGCGCCCGACCCCGAACTCGAACGCTTCATTTCGGGATG
- a CDS encoding cation diffusion facilitator family transporter codes for MDGTTTAKGERKAGHVVHAALAGNLAVATTKLVAAVATGSSAMFSEAVHSVVDSGNEVLLLYGMRRSRQRPNAVHPFGYGRELYFWSFIVALLLFGLGAGVSLYEGVRHVQDPHPVQHAYVSYIVLGLSFLFEAVSWRVAWRSFAEARGSTPFWIAFRQSKDPPTFMVLFEDSAALIGIILAIGGILASQLTGMPVFDGIASILIGLVLATTAVLLAIESKSLLIGERAPPALVQSIHGIAAAHAGVRAVNSALTAQLAPDQSLVALSIEFDDTLCTGEIEDCVAGIEHDVRATFPTVVALFVKPQSEAQFREAVEQRFGGEGAGAPL; via the coding sequence ATGGACGGCACGACGACGGCGAAGGGCGAGCGCAAGGCCGGGCATGTGGTGCATGCCGCGCTGGCCGGCAACCTTGCAGTGGCGACGACCAAGCTGGTCGCCGCTGTGGCGACCGGCAGCTCTGCAATGTTCAGTGAGGCGGTGCATTCGGTGGTGGACAGCGGCAACGAAGTGCTGCTGCTGTACGGCATGCGGCGTTCACGGCAGCGGCCGAATGCAGTGCATCCATTTGGCTACGGGCGCGAGCTGTATTTCTGGAGCTTCATCGTCGCCCTGCTGTTATTCGGTCTGGGCGCAGGCGTCTCGCTGTACGAGGGCGTGCGCCATGTACAGGATCCGCATCCGGTTCAGCACGCCTACGTTAGCTACATCGTGTTGGGGCTGTCATTCCTGTTCGAGGCTGTGTCGTGGCGGGTGGCCTGGCGCAGTTTCGCAGAGGCGCGCGGCAGTACCCCGTTCTGGATCGCGTTCCGGCAGAGCAAGGATCCGCCCACCTTCATGGTGCTGTTCGAGGACAGTGCGGCGTTGATCGGCATCATCCTGGCCATTGGCGGCATCCTCGCCTCCCAGCTCACCGGCATGCCGGTGTTCGACGGCATCGCCTCGATCCTGATCGGCCTGGTGCTGGCCACCACTGCGGTGCTGCTGGCGATCGAGAGCAAGAGCTTGCTGATCGGCGAACGCGCCCCGCCGGCCTTGGTGCAGTCGATCCACGGGATCGCCGCCGCGCATGCCGGCGTGCGCGCGGTGAACAGCGCGTTGACCGCGCAGCTGGCACCAGACCAGTCGCTGGTGGCGTTGAGCATCGAGTTCGACGATACCTTGTGTACCGGTGAGATCGAGGACTGCGTGGCCGGGATCGAACATGACGTGCGCGCGACGTTCCCGACCGTGGTGGCGTTGTTCGTGAAGCCACAGTCGGAGGCCCAGTTCCGCGAAGCCGTGGAACAGCGTTTCGGTGGTGAAGGCGCAGGCGCACCGCTGTAG
- a CDS encoding Dyp-type peroxidase: MTDSPVPQAVASPLTRAAIFLVLTVKPDAVSEAAVRAFLPDLSGFVRSVCFRDPERSLSCVLGIGATAWDRLTGLPRPPGLHLFVELQAGTRHAVSTPGDLLLHIRADHIDLCFELARQIRARLGDAVAVVDEVHGFRYFDARDLLGFVDGTENPSGNEAEQAVLVGDEDRARAGSSYVIVQKYLHDLAKWEAIPVEVQEKIIGRRKLDDIEFPDSAKASYAHNVLTSIQDEDGRDLKILRDNMPFGRIDGDEFGTYFIGYARAPSTIERMLRNMFIGLPEGNYDRLLDVSHPVTGNLFFVPTATFLDDFPMPAGAGDASREASTP; the protein is encoded by the coding sequence ATGACCGACAGCCCTGTCCCGCAAGCCGTTGCCAGCCCACTGACCCGCGCGGCGATCTTCCTCGTCCTCACGGTGAAACCCGATGCCGTCAGCGAAGCTGCGGTGCGCGCCTTCCTGCCGGACCTATCCGGCTTCGTGCGCTCGGTCTGCTTCCGCGACCCCGAGCGCAGCCTGTCCTGCGTGCTCGGTATCGGCGCGACGGCGTGGGACCGGCTCACCGGGCTGCCGCGCCCACCCGGTCTGCACCTCTTCGTGGAGCTGCAGGCGGGCACGCGCCACGCGGTTTCCACACCCGGCGACCTGCTGCTGCACATCCGCGCCGACCATATCGACCTGTGCTTCGAACTGGCCCGGCAAATCCGCGCGCGCCTAGGCGATGCGGTCGCCGTGGTCGACGAGGTCCACGGCTTCCGTTACTTCGACGCGCGTGATCTTCTTGGCTTCGTCGACGGCACCGAGAATCCGTCCGGCAACGAGGCGGAACAGGCCGTGCTGGTCGGCGATGAAGACCGCGCACGCGCCGGATCGAGTTACGTGATCGTGCAGAAATACCTGCACGACCTGGCCAAGTGGGAAGCGATCCCGGTCGAAGTGCAGGAGAAGATCATCGGCCGCCGCAAGCTGGACGACATCGAATTCCCGGACTCCGCCAAGGCCAGCTACGCGCACAACGTGCTGACCAGCATCCAGGACGAGGACGGCCGCGACCTGAAGATCTTGCGCGACAACATGCCGTTCGGCCGCATCGACGGCGATGAATTCGGCACTTACTTCATCGGCTACGCACGCGCACCGTCCACCATCGAGCGGATGCTACGCAACATGTTCATCGGCCTGCCCGAAGGCAACTATGACCGCCTGCTGGACGTCAGCCACCCGGTCACCGGCAATCTGTTCTTCGTGCCGACCGCGACTTTCCTGGACGATTTCCCGATGCCGGCGGGCGCCGGCGACGCAAGCAGGGAGGCCAGCACGCCATGA
- a CDS encoding mechanosensitive ion channel domain-containing protein, protein MLLTAIIQHDLFDPGTPVGAAFYAALALVVASIVAVLIRRFSRRLEKRLSDVTVLRFVTLFAQMLVYLAALVLYAHLVPALRTVGTALLAGAGVLSVVAGLAAQDTLGNLIAGFSLVLSGTIHEGDTIRLYTPVGLITARVHAISLGFTVLMDDDNNEVVVPNSVIMTSAILRVSHPPSPPSL, encoded by the coding sequence ATGTTGCTCACCGCCATCATCCAGCACGACTTGTTCGATCCCGGCACGCCTGTCGGCGCGGCCTTCTACGCCGCGCTCGCCTTGGTCGTGGCCTCGATCGTCGCCGTGCTGATCCGTCGCTTCAGTCGCCGGTTGGAGAAGCGCCTGAGCGACGTCACTGTGTTGCGCTTCGTTACATTGTTCGCGCAGATGCTGGTTTACCTGGCCGCCCTTGTGCTGTATGCGCACCTTGTGCCGGCGCTGCGAACCGTCGGCACCGCCTTGCTAGCGGGCGCTGGCGTGCTTTCGGTAGTGGCGGGCTTGGCCGCGCAGGACACGCTGGGAAACCTGATCGCCGGTTTCTCGCTGGTGCTGTCCGGCACGATCCACGAAGGTGACACCATCCGGCTGTACACCCCCGTCGGCCTTATCACCGCGCGCGTGCATGCCATTTCGCTGGGTTTCACCGTGCTCATGGACGACGACAACAACGAGGTCGTGGTGCCCAACAGCGTGATCATGACGAGCGCCATCCTGCGCGTGTCGCACCCTCCATCGCCCCCATCGCTATGA